The genomic stretch AGAGGTTCGTGGACCAGCAGGTCGTTCAGGTTGACCAGTTTGCCCAGGGCACGCCGTCGCGCCAGTTTACCATCGTTCACGGTGGCAATGCCTGCACTGTCATAGCCGCGATATTCCAGCCGCTTCAGGGCTTCGACCAGAATGGGAGCCGCTTCATGTTTACCAAGAACACCAACGATACCACACATCTACTCAGATCCTTTTGTCAGCCGGGCCTTTTTGGCGCGCAGCATGTCCATCAGTTTATAGGCGTAGCCGGGCTTATTCTCTTGCCGGGTGCGTGAGAGCGCCAGCGCGCCATCTTCGACGTCTTTGGTCACCACCGTGCCAGAACCGGTCATGGTTTCAGTGCCCAGGGTGACGGGGGCCACCAGCAATGTGTTGGAGCCGATAAAGCTGCGGGCACCAATTTTGGTGCGGTGTTTCATCACCCCGTCGTAGTTGCAGGTGATGGTGCCAGCGCCAATATTGCTTTCCTTACCCACCGTGGCATCGCCGATATAGCTCAGATGGTTGACCTTGGCACCTTCGGCGATTTCGGCGTTTTTGATTTCGACAAAATTGCCGATGTGGGTGTTTTCGGCCAGTTCCGCGCCGGGGCGCAGGCGGGCATAGGGACCGACCTTGGCGCCGCGGCTGACATGGCAGCCTTCCAGGTGGGAAAAGGCGCGAATGACAGCGCCGCTTTCCACGGTGACACCGGGGCCAAAGACTACATTGGGTTCGATCACCGTGTCGCGGCCAATGACCGTGTCAAAGGCCAGGTAAACCGTCTCGGGCGCCATCAGGGTGACACCCAGATCCAACAATTCAGCCCGGGCTTTGGTCTGGAAAACCGCATCCGCAGCGGCCAGATCCGCGCGCGAGTTCACCCCCAGGGTTTCGCTTTCATCGCAGGCAATGGCAGTGACCGAGCGCTCTTGGGCGCGAGCAAGTTCCACCAGATCGGTGAGATAATATTCACCGGAGGCGTTTTCGTTGCCAATCTTGGCCAGCAGATCAAACATCAGATCCGCATCACAGGCCATCAGGCCGGAGTTGCAGAAATCCACGGCGCGTTCTGCTTCTGACGCGTCTTTGAACTCGACAATGCGTTCCAGGCTGTCGCCCTGCATCAGCAGGCGGCCATAGCGCGCCGGGTCTGCGGCGTGAAAGCCCAGCACCACCAGATCCGCCTGCGCCCGCGCAGCGACCATGCGTTCCAGTGTTTCGGCGCTGACAAAGGGCGTGTCGCCATAAAGCACCACAACATCGCCGCTAAAGCCTGTCAGCGCGGCGCGGGCCTGATCCACCGCATGGGCGGTGCCAAGCTGCTCTTCCTGCAACACAACTTCGGCATTCTCGTCAATCTCGGCTACGGCGGCACGGACCGCCTCGGCCTCGTGCCCGGCGACGACAATCACCCGCTCAGGATCCAGGGCGCGACCAGCGGCCAGAGCGTGCTCCAGCATCGAGCCCTGGGCAATGGGGTGCAAAACCTTGGGGATATCAGAATTCATTCGGGTGCCTTTGCCTGCGGCAAGGACGACAAGGGCAGTGCTCATTATCAGTTTTCTCTTTGACTTTTAACGCCCCCGTTCTATCCGCTAACAGCAAAGGTGCAAGCCAATCTGCCATCAAAGAAGGTTGCGGCTTGCAATAAAGGGCAGCGAAAAGGCGCCGAACGGAGGCAATATGCGTACAGTTATCTTTGATCTTGATGGGACCTTAGCGGATACATCCGGGGATCTTTTGGCGGCGGCCAATGCCTGTTTTCGCCATATGGGGCTGGGTGATATCCTGACCCAGCCTGGGGATGCGGCCACGGCGCTGCGCGGCGGCAAGATGATGCTGACGGCGGGGATGAAGCGGGCCGGTATCTACGATCCCCAAAAGGTCGAGGACTACTACCCGGTGCTGCTGGAGGCCTACCGCGACGCGATTGACCACCACAGCTACCTTTATCCCGGCGCCATGGAGGCGGTTGAAGCCCTGAAACAGGCGGGCTACGGCGTGGGCATCTGCACCAATAAACCCGAAGCCCTGGCCGAGCAGCTGATGCGCGCGCTGGGGGTGCGGCAGGCCTTTGCCTCACTGGTGGGGGCGGATACGCTGGCGGTGCGAAAGCCCGACCCCGAACCGCTGTTTGAGGCCGCGCGCCGGGCAGGGGGCGATCCGGCCCGCACCATTTTGATTGGCGACAGTGACACCGACCGCAACACCTCGGCCAATGCGGGGGTGCCGTCGGTGCTGGTTACCTTTGGTCCTGCCGGCGGTGATATGGCGGCGCTGAACCCCGAGGCGCTGCTAGACCGCTATGAGGATCTGCCGGAGGTGGTCGCCCGCTTGATCGGCTGATCCTGCCCCCTGTCAGCGGGGCTGCAGGCGGAATTGTTCCCCTTGACCCTCGGCGGGCGGCGGCTCACAAACGGGCCATGAGCGAGAAATTTACCGGCAGCTTCACCCAGCAAGAAGCACTTCCCGAGGCAGCCATCGAGGCCGCTTTGAATGTCCTGCGCCACGGGCGCCTGCACCGCTATAATGTCACTGAGGCAGAGCTGGGCGAAACAGCGTTGCTGGAGCAGGAGTTTGCCGCGCAGGTCGGGGCAAAATACTGTCTGGCTGTGGCCTCGGGGGGCTATGCCCTGGCCACGGCCCTGCGCGCGATTGGTGTAAAGCACGGCGATCGGGTGCTGACCAATGCCTTTACCCTGGCGCCGGTGCCGGGATCCATCGCGGCTGTGGGCGCCACGCCGGTCTTTGTTGGGGTGACGGAAGAGCTGACCATTGATCTGGAGGATCTGGCGGCCAAGGCGGATCAGGCTTCGGTGCTGATGCTGAGCCACATGCGCGGTCATCTGTGCGACATGGATCGCCTGATGCAGATCTGCGACGCCGCTGGCATCACCGTCATCGAGGATTGCGCCCATACCATGGGGGCGGCCTGGAACGGCGTCGCCTCAGGGCGGGTGGGGGCCGTGGGCTGTTATTCCTGCCAAACCTATAAGCATGTGAATTCCGGTGAAGGTGGCCTGTTGATCACCGACGATGCAGAGGTCGCGGCCCGCGCCATCATGCTCTCGGGCTCTTATATGCTTTATGAGCGCCATCTGGCGGCGCCCGATCCTGAGGTCTTTGAGCGGGTGAAGTATGAGACCCCGAATATTTCCGGCCGCATGGACAATCTGCGCGCGGCAATCCTGCGGCCGCAACTGGCCGATCTGGATCGTCAGGTGGAGCGTTGGAATGCTCGCTACCAGACCGTCGAGGCGGGGCTGCGCGACACGCCCGGCCTGACGCTGGTGGAGCGCCCGCAGGCAGAGCGCTATGTCGGCTCTTCCATTCAGTTTCTGTTGCTGGACTGGAGCGCAGACAGCATCGCCGAAGTGATCAGCCGCTGTGCGCGGCGCGGAGTTGAGCTCAAATGGTTTGGCGGCGCCGAGCCTGTGGGCTTTACCTCGCGCTATGACAGCTGGCGCTACGCGGCGGCACAAAGCCTACCCAAAAGTGACCGCATTCTGGCGGCAATCCTGGATATGCGGGTGCCGCTGACCTTTAGCTTAGAAGACTGCGCACAGATTGCGCGGATCATTCGCTCTGAGGTGGGGACGGTCTATCAGGCGGGGTAAGCCCGGCCAGGATAGGTGTTTGCTTGTTAGCTGCTTACGGGCTGCTTGAGGGCGCAATAGCAGCCCCAGGACCGTTCCCAAGGTGCAATAAAGAAAAGACCGGCGCACCCGCGGTGCCCGGTCTTTCCTGATCTGTGTGGTCTTTTTACCGGATTGTTACCCGATTGCCCGGGCACTCCCGGAGACCCGAACTGATGCACCAGTGGTGTCATCCAGTGCCACATGGATAAGGGAAGGGCTGCCCATGTCCTCGCCCTGGCGAATGGTCAGCGCGCCACCATGTGGCCAGCCCGCGTCCCGCAGATACCCGGCAAAGGCTGCGGCTGCGGCGCCAGTGGCGGGGTCTTCCAGAACGCCCCCCGAAGCAAAGGCATTGCGCACCACAAAGGTCTGATCCGTTTCGATATAGGCCAGCATGATCGTCACCAGCTCATGTTGGCGCATGACCTGGCGCCCCGCATCCAGATCATAGCTCATCGCGGCGAGGGTGGCGCGGTTCTTGAGAGGCAGCAGGATGTGATCTGCTCCACCATGGATACGCGCTGGGGCCAGGCGCGGGTCAAGATCGTCGCTTGTGAGGCCAAACAGCGCCATCGCATCCTCAAGCTCCTGCGGCTGGATTGCGCTGCTTTTGGTCGGGGGCGAAGACAGCGTCGCCATCATTGCACTGTCCATAGCGTCGTCGGCGGGGGTTGCATCCACCGTAATTGCACTGTTGTTGAGCTCTAACGCGTAGGTTCCGGCGCCGTGATGCTGGCCAAGGGCTGCGCCCAGGGCAATTGTCGCGTGGCCGCAAAAGGGAACTTCGGATTCGGGTGAAAAGTAGCGGACCCGCCAGGCGTTCCCGGTGTCATCCTTGGCCACCGCAAAGGCGGTCTCCGAATAGCCGACCTCTGCCGCGATGCGCGCCATATCTTTTGTTGTCAGATCTTCCTGTAGCAAAACCACGCCGGCGGGGTTGCCGCCCTCGGGGCCTGTGCTGAATGCTGCAATGCGTTGCACGTCCATGGGTATCTCCTGTGTGTTTGATAGGGAGAATCTAGGCATCTGCAGCGGCTTTGTCCCCGGCATGGCAAAGGCGGAGGAGACAAAGAGCTTTCAAAACGTCGCCGATCTTTCTAACCTGCCTTCATGTCGAAATTACTGGATCAAACTGACTGCGCCATTATCGAGATTCTCGATGGTGATGGCCGTGCCAGCCTATCAGATATTGGTAAGCAGGTAGGGCTGTCTGGTCCCGCAGTGGGTGAACGGCTGCGGCGGCTCAAAGATACCGGTTATATTCTCGGCTTTGGCACCCGACTGGATCTTCGGGAGCTGGGCTATACCATTCAGGCCCAGGTTAGGATCAAGCCACGCAGTGGCCAGCTTCATATGGTGGAGCGCATGATCCAGGAGCAGCCGCGGTTCATGTCCTGTGACCGTGTCACTGGCGATGATTGTTATGTCGCCCGTCTGGCCCTGGCGGATGTGGCCGAATTGGATGACATTCTACTGCCGTTCCACGACCGGGCCGAGACCCATACCTCTATTGTGAAATCCTCAATCTTTGAGACCAGGCTGCCGCCGCTGTCCGTAAAACCCTGATCAGCGACCACTATTGGCGCAGCAGCGCCTGCGGGGCGGCTTTGCGTTCTGGCTGTGGTGTTTTGTCCAGTGCGGCAAAGACCGGAGGGCTGGGGATTGACCCGAATCGACCTTTGCGGCTAGTAAATGAACAGGTGTTCAGATAATTTGACAGATAGCTTGGAAAAGGGAGCGGGCAATGTTCAATGCAAGCATGCAATTCGATCTTGGGGATGAGGTAAATGCACTGCGTGACATGGTGCATCGCTGGGCGCAGGACCGTGTCAAACCGATGGCGCAGGAAATCGACCAGAAGAACGAATTCCCCCCGGAACTGTGGACGGAAATGGGGGAGCTTGGCATGCTGGGCATCACCGTACCGGAAGAGTTCGGCGGCGCGGGCATGTCCTATCTGGCCCATACGGTTGCGGTGGAAGAAGTGGCTCGGGCCAGTGCTTCTGTGTCGCTGTCCTACGGGGCGCATTCCAATCTCTGTGTCAATCAGATCAAGCTGAACGCCACGGATGAGCAGAAAAAGAAATACCTGCCGGGCCTGGTTTCCGGTCAGCATGTTGGGGCGCTGGCGATGTCCGAAGCGGGCGCCGGTTCGGATGTGGTGTCGATGTCGCTGCGGGCGGAAAAGCGCAATGATCACTACCGGTTGAACGGTAACAAGTACTGGATCACCAACGGTCCTGACGCCGACACGCTGGTGGTCTATGCCAAAACCGACCCGGATGCGGGCTCCAAGGGGATTACCGCCTTTATCATCGAGAAGGATTTCAAAGGCTTTTCCACCTCGCCGCATTTCGACAAGCTGGGCATGCGTGGGTCCAACACCGCCGAGCTGATCTTTGAAGACTGTGAAGTGCCCTTTGAAAACGTGCTGGGCGAAGAGGGCCGGGGCGTCAAGGTTCTGATGTCTGGTCTGGACTATGAACGTGTGGTTCTGGCGGGCATCGGCACCGGTATCATGGCCGCCTGTATGGATGAAATGATGCCCTACCTGGCAGAACGCAAACAGTTTGGTCAGCCCATTGGGAACTTCCAGCTGATGCAGGGCAAGATCGCCGATATGTATACGGCGATGAATTCGGCCCGTGCCTATATCTACGAGGTGGCCAAGGCCTGCGACAAGGGCACCGTGACCCGGCAGGATGCGGCGGCGTGCTGCCTCTATGCCTCCGAGCAGGCGATGGTGCAGGCGCATCAGGCGGTACAGGCGCTGGGCGGGGCGGGCTATCTGTCCGACAATCCAGTGGGCCGGATCTTCCGTGATGCCAAGCTGATGGAAATTGGGGCGGGCACCTCTGAAATCCGCCGCATGCTGATCGGTCGTGAGCTGATGGGCACCATGTAAGATACAGAAAGCCCCACCTGTCCGAGGGAGGCCAGGTGGGGTTTTGCTTATCGGGTTGGCAGGCCCGCAGGGGCCCACCGATAGATATTAGATCAAAGGATCAGAACCTGTGAACGTAGCTGACACCAATGGTGACCGGATCGATTTCGGCTTTGCCGATCGAGGCACCGTTCAGGAATGCATCGGAGTCGATGTCCATATAGCGGACGTTCAGGCGCAGAGCGCCATTGTCAGAGATCTGCCAGTCGGCACCAGCCTGCAGTGCAAACCCCCAGCTGTCCTTGAGCTCCAGAACACCAAGAGCGGACTGCTCTTCAAAGAAGGTGGTGTAGTTGATGCCAGCACCGATGAAGGGTTTGATGTTGCCCTTGGTGGGGAAGTGGTAGTTGATCGACAGGGTGGGCGGCAGCTGCTTGGAGGTGCCGGCAAAGGCGCCGCCGATGTTGATGTCGTGCTCAAACGGAGTTGCCGCCAGCAATTCGATACCGAGGTTGTCGCGGATGAAATACTCTGCAGTCAAAGAGATCTGCGTGTCGTCGGTCATTGTCGCTGGGGCACCAGCCAATGTGCCGTTGTCGGACTTGGGGTTGACGTTGATGACACCAACACCAAAGGTCCAATCACCTTGCGATTGCGCAAAGGCCGGTACAGCCAGAACAGTGCAGGCTGTTGCCAAGGCCAGGATGGAAGCAGAGCGTTTCATGGGGAGAGTCCCTTTTCTTGTATTTACCCGATCTATCTGCGCCCAAAATCAAAAACGCGCTCTGATCTGGATCAAAGAGGCGGTCGCTTTCCCTTTGGAAACACAGGGAAAATAAGCATATCGGCTATGCATTTTGGGAATGTCACATGACAAAAGCAGCTTTTGCACAGGCCGGAACTG from Phaeobacter sp. G2 encodes the following:
- the glmU gene encoding bifunctional UDP-N-acetylglucosamine diphosphorylase/glucosamine-1-phosphate N-acetyltransferase GlmU, coding for MSTALVVLAAGKGTRMNSDIPKVLHPIAQGSMLEHALAAGRALDPERVIVVAGHEAEAVRAAVAEIDENAEVVLQEEQLGTAHAVDQARAALTGFSGDVVVLYGDTPFVSAETLERMVAARAQADLVVLGFHAADPARYGRLLMQGDSLERIVEFKDASEAERAVDFCNSGLMACDADLMFDLLAKIGNENASGEYYLTDLVELARAQERSVTAIACDESETLGVNSRADLAAADAVFQTKARAELLDLGVTLMAPETVYLAFDTVIGRDTVIEPNVVFGPGVTVESGAVIRAFSHLEGCHVSRGAKVGPYARLRPGAELAENTHIGNFVEIKNAEIAEGAKVNHLSYIGDATVGKESNIGAGTITCNYDGVMKHRTKIGARSFIGSNTLLVAPVTLGTETMTGSGTVVTKDVEDGALALSRTRQENKPGYAYKLMDMLRAKKARLTKGSE
- a CDS encoding HAD-IA family hydrolase; this encodes MRTVIFDLDGTLADTSGDLLAAANACFRHMGLGDILTQPGDAATALRGGKMMLTAGMKRAGIYDPQKVEDYYPVLLEAYRDAIDHHSYLYPGAMEAVEALKQAGYGVGICTNKPEALAEQLMRALGVRQAFASLVGADTLAVRKPDPEPLFEAARRAGGDPARTILIGDSDTDRNTSANAGVPSVLVTFGPAGGDMAALNPEALLDRYEDLPEVVARLIG
- a CDS encoding DegT/DnrJ/EryC1/StrS family aminotransferase, with the translated sequence MSEKFTGSFTQQEALPEAAIEAALNVLRHGRLHRYNVTEAELGETALLEQEFAAQVGAKYCLAVASGGYALATALRAIGVKHGDRVLTNAFTLAPVPGSIAAVGATPVFVGVTEELTIDLEDLAAKADQASVLMLSHMRGHLCDMDRLMQICDAAGITVIEDCAHTMGAAWNGVASGRVGAVGCYSCQTYKHVNSGEGGLLITDDAEVAARAIMLSGSYMLYERHLAAPDPEVFERVKYETPNISGRMDNLRAAILRPQLADLDRQVERWNARYQTVEAGLRDTPGLTLVERPQAERYVGSSIQFLLLDWSADSIAEVISRCARRGVELKWFGGAEPVGFTSRYDSWRYAAAQSLPKSDRILAAILDMRVPLTFSLEDCAQIARIIRSEVGTVYQAG
- a CDS encoding PhzF family phenazine biosynthesis protein; this encodes MPMDVQRIAAFSTGPEGGNPAGVVLLQEDLTTKDMARIAAEVGYSETAFAVAKDDTGNAWRVRYFSPESEVPFCGHATIALGAALGQHHGAGTYALELNNSAITVDATPADDAMDSAMMATLSSPPTKSSAIQPQELEDAMALFGLTSDDLDPRLAPARIHGGADHILLPLKNRATLAAMSYDLDAGRQVMRQHELVTIMLAYIETDQTFVVRNAFASGGVLEDPATGAAAAAFAGYLRDAGWPHGGALTIRQGEDMGSPSLIHVALDDTTGASVRVSGSARAIG
- a CDS encoding Lrp/AsnC family transcriptional regulator translates to MSKLLDQTDCAIIEILDGDGRASLSDIGKQVGLSGPAVGERLRRLKDTGYILGFGTRLDLRELGYTIQAQVRIKPRSGQLHMVERMIQEQPRFMSCDRVTGDDCYVARLALADVAELDDILLPFHDRAETHTSIVKSSIFETRLPPLSVKP
- a CDS encoding isovaleryl-CoA dehydrogenase, with protein sequence MFNASMQFDLGDEVNALRDMVHRWAQDRVKPMAQEIDQKNEFPPELWTEMGELGMLGITVPEEFGGAGMSYLAHTVAVEEVARASASVSLSYGAHSNLCVNQIKLNATDEQKKKYLPGLVSGQHVGALAMSEAGAGSDVVSMSLRAEKRNDHYRLNGNKYWITNGPDADTLVVYAKTDPDAGSKGITAFIIEKDFKGFSTSPHFDKLGMRGSNTAELIFEDCEVPFENVLGEEGRGVKVLMSGLDYERVVLAGIGTGIMAACMDEMMPYLAERKQFGQPIGNFQLMQGKIADMYTAMNSARAYIYEVAKACDKGTVTRQDAAACCLYASEQAMVQAHQAVQALGGAGYLSDNPVGRIFRDAKLMEIGAGTSEIRRMLIGRELMGTM
- a CDS encoding outer membrane beta-barrel protein, which encodes MKRSASILALATACTVLAVPAFAQSQGDWTFGVGVINVNPKSDNGTLAGAPATMTDDTQISLTAEYFIRDNLGIELLAATPFEHDINIGGAFAGTSKQLPPTLSINYHFPTKGNIKPFIGAGINYTTFFEEQSALGVLELKDSWGFALQAGADWQISDNGALRLNVRYMDIDSDAFLNGASIGKAEIDPVTIGVSYVHRF